The following coding sequences are from one Triplophysa dalaica isolate WHDGS20190420 chromosome 12, ASM1584641v1, whole genome shotgun sequence window:
- the atp6v1c1a gene encoding V-type proton ATPase subunit C 1-A, translating into MTEFWLISAPGEKTCQQTWDKLMTATTRTNNLSTNNKFNIPDLKVGTLDVLVGLSDELAKLDSFVESVVKKVAQYMADVLEDSRDKVQENLLANGVDLVTYVTRFQWDMAKYPIKQSLKNISEIVSKQVSQIDNDLKARASAYNNLKGNLQNLERKNAGSLLTRSLADIVKKDDFVLDSEYLVTMLVVVPKVNYTDWQRMYETLAEMVVPRSTNLLFEDHDSGLFTVTLFRKAIDDFKHKARENKFTVRDFQYNEEEMKADKEEMTRLSTDKKKQFGPLVRWLKVNFSEAFIAWIHIKALRVFVESVLRYGLPVNFQAMLLQPNKKNMKKLREVLYDLYKHLDSSAAAIIDQSAMDIPGLNLSQQEYYPYVYYKIDCNLLDFK; encoded by the exons ATGACGGAGTTCTGGTTAATTTCTGCGCCTGGAGAGAAAACATGCCAGCAGACGTGGGACAAACTGATGACGGCCACCACTCGCACCAACAACCTCTCCACCAACAATAAGTTCAACATTCCTGATCTCAAG GTGGGAACGCTGGATGTGTTAGTCGGCCTGTCTGATGAGCTGGCCAAACTGGACTCTTTTGTAGAGAg TGTGGTGAAGAAAGTGGCTCAGTATATGGCTGATGTTCTGGAGGACAGTCGAGACAAAGTCCAGGAGAATCTGCTGGCTAACGGAG tCGATCTGGTCACCTACGTCACAAGATTTCAGTGGGACATGGCCAAGTATCCCATCAAACAGTCCTTGAAGAACATTTCTGAAATTGTATCCAAG CAAGTATCGCAGATCGACAACGACCTGAAAGCTCGAGCGTCGGCGTACAACAACCTGAAGGGAAACTTACAGAACCTGGAGAGGAAGAATGC AGGGAGTCTGTTGACCAGGAGTCTGGCTGATATTGTGAAGAAAGATGACTTTGTGCTGGATTCGGAGTATCTTGTCACGATGCTAGTTGTGGTACCAAA GGTGAATTATACCGACTGGCAGCGCATGTACGAGACGCTTGCGGAAATGGTTGTGCCACGATCCACGAA TTTGCTGTTTGAGGATCATGACAGCGGTCTGTTCACAGTCACACTCTTCAGAAAAGCCATTGATGACTTCAAACACAAGGCCAGAGAAAACAA ATTCACGGTGCGAGACTTTCAGTACAATGAGGAGGAGATGAAGGCTGATAAAGAAGAAATGACCAGACTCTCTACTGACAAGAAGAAGCAGTTT GGACCGCTCGTGAGATGGCTGAAAGTGAACTTCAGCGAGGCGTTTATCGCCTGGATTCACATTAAAGCTTTGAGGGTCTTTGTGGAATCTGTGTTAAG ATATGGATTGCCTGTGAACTTCCAAGCGATGCTGCTACAGCCCAACAAGAAGAATATGAAGAAACTGAGGGAGGTTCTGTACGATCTTTACAAGCATCTGGACAGCAGCGCGGCGGCCATCATCGAC CAATCGGCCATGGACATTCCTGGATTGAACCTCAGTCAGCAGGAGTATTATCCGTACGTGTACTATAAAATCGACTGCAACTTGCTGGACTTCAAATAG
- the baalca gene encoding BAALC binder of MAP3K1 and KLF4 a: protein MLMLVSMGCGGSRSAAIEPRYHESRDTESTWLTDTEMTQLAGTAHNPTGGTDIGNTAPTGSGKREDDGSCVKERKLVNAGTQCCRSSTHTNINQRAQRTQVRNKAKKISQSPVSL from the exons ATGCTGATGCTGGTCTCAATGGGTTGCGGTGGAAGCAGGTCTGCCGCCATCGAGCCCCGGTATCACGAGAGCAGAGACACCGAGTCGACGTGGCTCACGGACACGGAGATGACACAGCTGGCCGGTACCGCTCACAATCCGACTGGTGGAACCGACATCGGGAACACAGCACCCACCGGCTCAG GTAAAAGAGAAGATGACGGCTCATGTGTGAAGGAGAGAAAGCTGGTGAACGCTGGGACACAATGCTGCAGatcctccacacacacaaacatcaaccAGAGAGCACAGAGAAcacag GTGagaaataaagcaaagaaaatcTCCCAGAGTCCCGTCTCGCTGTGA